A genomic region of Salvelinus alpinus chromosome 12, SLU_Salpinus.1, whole genome shotgun sequence contains the following coding sequences:
- the LOC139536430 gene encoding myb/SANT-like DNA-binding domain-containing protein 4 isoform X2, whose protein sequence is MATRAAYFSPSEAQILMEAYEEVKDIIKRKGNTATVIKQREKAWQSIADRLNALNMNGPKRTWQQVKIKYKNILQNAVKKNTHRQGTGGGSPKADLTPAEDMALELNKGRPVLEGIPGGKETSIGSSQDATRFIQVSGSTVFLLEPPAQAPDDADPGEGPSAAATAHDGDDDEEETISLDSRRHEDPDAIQWENQPGNISSQAIRKLYGNPLRRQIELADIDIQYKKKKMENLALESEIKKRTIRKLDLEIKKLERELQEDDTAQNKN, encoded by the exons atggcaactagagccgcgtacttttccccgtcggaagcacaaatcctcatggaggcatacgaggaggtaaaagatataattaagaggaaaggcaacaccgccacagtgataaagcaaagagaaaaagcgtggcaaagtattgcagaccgcctgaatgc attaaacatgaacgggccaaaacggacatggcagcaggtcaaaatcaaatacaagaacattctgcagaatg cagtgaaaaagaatacccacagacaaggcacgggtggtgggtcaccaaaggctgaccttaccccagcagaggacatggccttggagctaaataaaggcaggcccgtcttagaggggatccctggggggaaagagacgagcataggttcctcccaagatgccacccgcttcattcaag tgtctggcagcactgtgttcctgttagagccaccagcacaagcaccagacgatgctgatcca ggtgaaggccccagtgcagcagcaacagcacatgatggagacgatgatgaggaggagaccatctctctggattccagaaggcatgag gacccagatgctatacagtgggaaaaccagcctggcaacata agctcacaagctatcagaaagttgtatggcaaccccctccggcgccaaatagaactggcagacatagacattcagtacaagaagaaaaagatggaaaatcttgcactggagtccgaaataaaaaagaggacaattaggaaactggaccttgaaataaaaaaacttgagagggag ctccaagaagatgacacagctcaaaataaaaattag
- the LOC139536430 gene encoding myb/SANT-like DNA-binding domain-containing protein 4 isoform X1, translated as MATRAAYFSPSEAQILMEAYEEVKDIIKRKGNTATVIKQREKAWQSIADRLNALNMNGPKRTWQQVKIKYKNILQNAVKKNTHRQGTGGGSPKADLTPAEDMALELNKGRPVLEGIPGGKETSIGSSQDATRFIQVSGSTVFLLEPPAQAPDDADPGEGPSAAATAHDGDDDEEETISLDSRRHEDPDAIQWENQPGNISSQAIRKLYGNPLRRQIELADIDIQYKKKKMENLALESEIKKRTIRKLDLEIKKLEREVRYAFNVHCMLTVTQMY; from the exons atggcaactagagccgcgtacttttccccgtcggaagcacaaatcctcatggaggcatacgaggaggtaaaagatataattaagaggaaaggcaacaccgccacagtgataaagcaaagagaaaaagcgtggcaaagtattgcagaccgcctgaatgc attaaacatgaacgggccaaaacggacatggcagcaggtcaaaatcaaatacaagaacattctgcagaatg cagtgaaaaagaatacccacagacaaggcacgggtggtgggtcaccaaaggctgaccttaccccagcagaggacatggccttggagctaaataaaggcaggcccgtcttagaggggatccctggggggaaagagacgagcataggttcctcccaagatgccacccgcttcattcaag tgtctggcagcactgtgttcctgttagagccaccagcacaagcaccagacgatgctgatcca ggtgaaggccccagtgcagcagcaacagcacatgatggagacgatgatgaggaggagaccatctctctggattccagaaggcatgag gacccagatgctatacagtgggaaaaccagcctggcaacata agctcacaagctatcagaaagttgtatggcaaccccctccggcgccaaatagaactggcagacatagacattcagtacaagaagaaaaagatggaaaatcttgcactggagtccgaaataaaaaagaggacaattaggaaactggaccttgaaataaaaaaacttgagagggaggtgagatatgccttcaatgtacactgtatgctaactgtaacacaaatgtattaa
- the LOC139536431 gene encoding putative nuclease HARBI1: MKAQNCVFLSALTMACPFVRDVVDEEALVLRRAFRRERVFRDRLDPLAFPDDHLYERYRFSADGIRYLCRLLGPRIKHRTARSHALSVEQMVCVALRFFASGAFLYSVGDAEQLNKATICRTIRSVCLAIKALADVFISFPGHRRLCDIKEEFYRIAGFPNVIGAVDCTHIRIKAPSGAHEADFVNRKSFHSINVQMVCNADCVISNVVAKWPGSVHDSRIFRASESYQCLSQGEFSGVLLGDRGYGCQPFLLTPFTDPQEAQQAYNHAHARTRARVEMTFGLLKARFHCLHKLRVSPVRACDITVACAVLHNVACLRKERAPRVPPAMDWDNPAIFPDDDSGRLLRDQYVLNYFS, translated from the exons atgaaggcccaaaattgtgtgttcctttctgctctgacaatggcatgcccattcgtgcgagatgtggtggatgaagaagcacttgtgctgaggagagccttcaggcgagaaagggtctttagggaccggttggacccactggccttccctgatgaccatctatatgaaagatacaggttttctgcagatggcatcaggtatctatgcagactactgggtcccaggattaagcaccgcactgcacggagccatgcactgagtgtggagcaaatggtttgtgtggccttgcgcttttttgctagtggagccttcctgtactcagtgggggatgcagaacagctgaacaaggccacaatttgccgcacaataaggagtgtgtgtctggctatcaaagcattagcagatgtcttcatctccttccctggccacagaagactctgtgacatcaaagaggagttctataggattgcag gtttccccaatgtcattggtgcagtggactgcacacacataaggataaaagccccctcaggtgcccatgaggccgattttgtgaataggaaatcctttcacagcattaatgttcag atggtctgcaatgctgactgtgtgatcagcaatgttgtggcaaaatggcctggctcagtccatgactccagaatctttcgggcctctgaaagctatcagtgcctatcacaag gtgaattctctggtgtgttgctgggagacagggggtatggctgccagccttttctcctgacacctttcacagacccccaggaagcacagcaggcctacaaccatgcccatgccaggaccagggccagagttgaaatgacctttggcctcctgaaggcacgctttcactgccttcacaaattaagggtcagccctgttagggcatgtgatattactgtggcttgtgctgtcctccacaatgtggcctgcctgaggaaggagagggcccccagagtgccaccagccatggactgggacaatccggcaatcttccctgatgacgacagtggtcggctgctgagggaccaatatgtgttgaattattttagttag